Within the Medicago truncatula cultivar Jemalong A17 chromosome 4, MtrunA17r5.0-ANR, whole genome shotgun sequence genome, the region GCTTTACAAACCTTGATTTGGAGCAGCTACAAAATCGTCTAAGGAACGTGATTGCTGGTAAAAAGTTCTTACTCGTCTTGGACGATGTATGGAATGAGGATCGTGTCAAATGGGTTGAGTTGAAGTATTTAATACAAGTAGGCGCTGAAGAAAGTAAAGTCTTGGTGACTACACGTAGCCACTCAATTGCCAAAATGATGGGCACCAACACATCATACATTTTGGAAGGTCTTTCTCTAGAGGATTCCTTATCTGTGTTTGTCAAATGGGCTTttaaagaggaagaagagaaaaaatatcCAGAATTGGTGGAGATTGGGAAAGAAATTGTACAAAAATGTGGAGGGCTTCCTTTGGCCCTAAGAACATTAGGGAGTTCTctattcttaaaatttgatgttgaaGAGTGGAAGTTTATCAGAGACAGTGAGATTTGGAATTTACCACAAAAAGAAGATGACATTTTGCCTGGTCTCAAATTAAGTTATGATCAGTTACCTTCTTATTTAAAACAATGTTTTGCTTGCTTCTCTCTCTTTGAAAAGAACTTtgatttttctaattttcatgTTAGTGTGCTATGGGTGGCACTTGGTTTTCTTCCGCCACCAAGTAGGGGTAAAACCTTGGAAGATATGAACATTCAGTTTGTGTACGAGCTTCAGTCTAGAtcatttcttcaaaattttagaGACTTTGGTGGTGGTTTTTGTGGTTTTAAATTGCATGATTTGGTGCATGATCTTTCATTGTATGTTGCAAGAGATGAGTTTCAATTGTTGAAATTTCATAATGAAAATATACTCGAGAATGTCCTTCATCTGTCATTTCTTAAAAATGATTTGCTTGGCCTAACGCCGGTTCCTACTGGCCTGAGAACCTTGATATTTCCTAAGGGAGCCAACAATGAAGCTTTCTTGAAAACTTTGGTGTCAAGGTGCAAATTCTTGCGTGTTTTACAGTTACCTGATTCTACATACGAGAGTTTGCCCCGCTCTATTGgcaaattaaaacatttaagATATCTCAATCTTGGAAAAAGCAAAGAATTGAAGAGCCTTCCTGACTCATTGTGCAAACTCCAGAATCTATACACTTTGAAACTCAATGGTTGCATAAAGCTTAAAAAATTACCCAATGGAATAGGAAATTTGATAAGCCTTCGGCAGCTAATCATAACTACAAAGCAATATACTTTACCAGAAAAAGAGATTGCAAAGTTGACTTGTTTAGAAATTTTATCTGTCAATTCTTGTGACAATCTAGAGACGTTGTTGCTTGAAGGGATACAACTTTCTAACCTAAAGTGGTTGGGTATTTCTTCTTGTGGAAATCTAAAGTCTATGCCACTTCACGTTATTCCCAACTTAGAGTGGTTGTTCATTACTAATTGCCATAAGTTGAAATTTTCATTTCACAATGAGAACCAAATCCCAAAGTTAAAGCTGAAGTTGCTAAGTCTTGAATCTTTGCCACAACTTGTGAGTTTTCCTGAATGGTTGAAAGGATGTGCCGACACATTAAACACCTTGGTAATTGATGGCTGTGAAAATCTTGATGAGCTTCCTGAGTGGTTATCAACTATGATTTGTTTCAATAGATTTGTAGTTATAAATTGCCCAAAATTGCTTTCGCTCCCCGATTGCTTTTCAAACCTTGAAAGTTTATTAATTGTAGATTGTCCAGAATTATGTAGAAGATACCAGCCTGAAGTCGGACATGATTGGCACAAGATATCACACATCAAACAAGTgaatgtttttttcttaaggAGTCAAACAAGTGAAGGTTGAATAAGACAGAATTCCAAAATTTAAAGGAATTTACAAATATCACAATCAAGGTTTAAAGGTacttttgcttttattttttccctaaaaaaagttacttttatttttatttttatttttttgtaataaaaaattgttacaagacTCATCTTTACTTATATTGTTTTCATCAAcaggaaaaaattataattaaacttAGATGTTAAACTCATTTATATTTGACATTTTTGGCTTCCTAGCACTAGAGGTAACTGACCTTCTGCATAGAATTTAAATGGTCATTCATAGCAATGTAATGTCTCCTAAATCCATGAATTAATGTTGTGTTTACGATGATTGATTTTGTCGTCCAAAAAGGCttaacaacacaactttttacCCTTATGTCTTCCATTGGGGGTTGCTAACTTAGTCCAACCTATAAACATTAATGTCTAAATTAGCAAGtgtgtttctttttatttggacATAAAAATCTATTACCACTAGTTTATACCCACTTTGCTAATTTACAACAACTTTATTTATGAAGCAAAAGAATTATCGaaacatatttatatacatttgtgtttattttaatttttccatgtttataattttgttcCAAAACATAATACCCGACCTCTTATGGTTCAGTTCAAAACCGAACTGATATAGACCGAGTTGCTTTTATTTggttctaattttttattttgagatacAAAGAACAGACGAATGATACCAATATCActaaacatttttattaatatccCTTCTCTCACACACACTCACGCTTAAGCTTCAAACCAACATTTTGTGGCTTGAAAAGATGAATGAGAAAGTAATCTAAGGTTAACATTAATTTGATATattcaaattgaaaataaattcaatggTCTTATATTCTAACcatgtgtttatttgattttaggATGGTGAATTTGTGATGCAAGTCAACAGAGGTTTGAAGttgaaacttattttttttaccaagtcATTTGAGTGAGCTATCAAGTCATTTAAGTCAACTATCATTTTAATTCatattgaaaatttatttggtATAATTTTAAGTGAATCATCTGATTTGTAATTTGAGATTTGAAGTTGTATGTGCTAAAGTTTGTAATTTGGGATTTAATATGCAAGTGTGTATGATAGTATGCAAAGTGCAAGGAAAATAGTGCAGtagaaatattttagacatctttcaaaaaaagatgACACAAAATTCATATCTATtcttcaagttagaatcaacTCTACAAGCAAAAATAATTCAACTATACaaccaaattaaaatcaattatatgttGCTGAAATAACTTCTGTTAACgctatttaattaaccctatattaTTACATCTCTTGTTCCTTAATGTTAACCCGAACACAAAATTTTGCcatagatttaacctaacttctttgcttaatttgactatattaaccctaattaattAAGCCAacttaatttaatcaaaatgttaatgttaattgttatgaaatcaaaataaacagatcgctcctaatttttctccttaattttactaaacaaataaacaaatcctCATATTCTTATctacttaattttattatattaaccctatttaatttaaacaaaatattattggttatggaaatcaaaataaataaatcaatcctaatttttcttttactaaACAGATCGCAAAATAAACAGATCCTCCTATTTTTAtccataacaaaacaaaacaaaaaaacagctCCTATTAtttcctttaattaaaaaacaaaacaaaatcatatccaaactaaatatcaaaattgtttccTATTTTTGTGATATGTTTCCCTCCAACCTTAACTAATTAtcctatttttatgaaaaacaaatcaaaatccttTCCAACCTAATTATCCTATAtttattgaaaacaaaacaaaatcgtTTTCAAACTAATTATCAtatcttttatctcttatttctaaatgttaacctgtgacgcaatattaaccctagatttaacctaatttttgtttgactttactatattaaccctagatttaatttaggcaaaatgtcatctcttatttctaaatgtttaCCCGTGACGCAGtattaactctagatttaacctaatttttgtttgactttactatattaaccctagatttaatttaggcaaaatgtcatctcttatttctaaatgtttaTCCGTGACGCtattaactctagatttaacctaatttttcgtgtgactttactgtattaactctagatttaatttatgcaaaatgtaatctcttatttctaaatgcttacccgtgacgcaatagtaaccctagatttaacctaattttttcgcgtgactttactatattaaccctagatttaatttatacaaaatgtcatcttttatttctaaatgttaacctgtgacgcaatattaaccctagatttaacctaattttttcgcgtgactttactatattaaccctagatttaatttatccCGTGACGCAATactaaccctagatttaacctaattttttcgtgtgactttactatattaaccctagatttaatttatgcaaaatgtcatctcttatctcttatttctaaatgttaacctgtgacgcaatattaatcctagatttaacctaattttttcgtgtgactttactatattaataaCCCTAGATTTAAGGAAGCCCCTAATATGGACCCCTAAAACAAGGGTCCACCGGTGCACCTGTGCTAATTACCTGCTACAACCGGTTACTTTTCAATTAATagatcattattattattattattattacaaaacAGTTGTGTAATTACTGAGTACAAATCTTTATCTTGTTCTTTATCTTGTTCGTTCCATTGTAACCgatgcatcaacaacaaaaacaacaatgtCAATTCATTTAAAGAACAATGATTAATGGTGTGGAGAATAGTCTAAAGAGCCTTAATACCATTTAATGGACCTTCTAATGAACATAAGAGCATATCAGCACTTAAGCTTATAAGAATTAACCATAGAATAAACCATGGAAGATCAATATACTCTGCCAAATTCAAGGCTGAACATCTTTGATTTTAcatcttttttggttttagtcttgttaattaaaaaaaaaaaaaaaaaaaaagctctagTGGTGTTTCTTCTACCCCCAACTGTGTTGATCCGCGGTCTGATCTTGAGTCCAGCGAAGGTTTTGGTTGAATCAGATAGAGAAATAATCATcgaatattttttacatatataaatCTGTTGAAGTTGAATTTGGTTTCTCTACCCTCATTTTGTTGATTATGCATATTTGCTATGCAAGCTGAGAAACCTTTACCTTTTCTTACTATTATCACTAGAAATAGTTTTAGgccaaattaaaaaagaaaaacaaaacgtTTCAACCTAATTAATCTGAGGCCACtctaagaaaattaaaattaaccaAATTGAAGATATAGAATTTCTGTGTAGATCTATTGAGGCTAGACTCGGTGGATATACCCTCATTGAATGCATCCTGCATATTTTCTATGAAAGCTGAAAGTACACCTTTTATTTGAGAAATTAGTAACTAAAGTGATGGTAACCGGTTGGAGCAGGTCAATTGCATAGGTCCATCCATGATCCTTTATTTTTGGGGTCCATACTATGGActccctagatttaatttatgcaaaatgtcatctctaattttaacctaatttttttctccgCACTTTTCCAtataatgtttatctaaagtaaaataaaattatgttcctaattataagctgttttttggaaaggaataaccgttaacccatctcgctatacttaacttaatctcttacttataaatgttaactcgtctcgctatacttaacctattatATTAcgttacttataaatgtta harbors:
- the LOC25494067 gene encoding putative disease resistance protein RGA3, with product MAESLLFGVAESFIGKLASVAVQEASLSLSVYKDLQEIKKTVSLVKAVLLDAEQKQWQNNELREWLKQIKRVFYDAEDVIDDFECEALRKHVINTSGSIRRKVKCFFSNSNPLVYRFQMAHQIKHIKERFDKVAADRLKFGLQINDSDNRVVKRRELTHSYVIGSDVIGREHDKQKIIDMLLQDSGDSNSLSVIPVVGIGGLGKTTLAKAVFNDKSLDETFPLKMWVCVSDDFELKNLLVKILNAASVSGSSADPNPIHQESFTNLDLEQLQNRLRNVIAGKKFLLVLDDVWNEDRVKWVELKYLIQVGAEESKVLVTTRSHSIAKMMGTNTSYILEGLSLEDSLSVFVKWAFKEEEEKKYPELVEIGKEIVQKCGGLPLALRTLGSSLFLKFDVEEWKFIRDSEIWNLPQKEDDILPGLKLSYDQLPSYLKQCFACFSLFEKNFDFSNFHVSVLWVALGFLPPPSRGKTLEDMNIQFVYELQSRSFLQNFRDFGGGFCGFKLHDLVHDLSLYVARDEFQLLKFHNENILENVLHLSFLKNDLLGLTPVPTGLRTLIFPKGANNEAFLKTLVSRCKFLRVLQLPDSTYESLPRSIGKLKHLRYLNLGKSKELKSLPDSLCKLQNLYTLKLNGCIKLKKLPNGIGNLISLRQLIITTKQYTLPEKEIAKLTCLEILSVNSCDNLETLLLEGIQLSNLKWLGISSCGNLKSMPLHVIPNLEWLFITNCHKLKFSFHNENQIPKLKLKLLSLESLPQLVSFPEWLKGCADTLNTLVIDGCENLDELPEWLSTMICFNRFVVINCPKLLSLPDCFSNLESLLIVDCPELCRRYQPEVGHDWHKISHIKQVNVFFLRSQTSEG